The genomic stretch AGCACCAGCGGGTCCGGCTGCGGCTGCGCCGCCAGCGCCGGCACCACCACCACGCGAAGGGGAATCTTGCGGCCCGTGCGAGCGGCCCGGTCCTCGAAGACCTCGTAGGTCCCACACTGGGCCTGCGTGGCCAGCCCCTCCAGGCGGCAGGGCTTCAACGACAGCGTTCGCCGCTCCGCGGGGTCCTGGTTGCTCTTGGAACAGGACACCGATGCCGCAGCCAGTAGCCCCAGGGCCAGCAAGGCGCGCCAGGGCGGAAGATGGGAGGAGATGTGTGCACGGACCCCGGGCAAGGGTGCCTCCATCTGGGTACGGGAGGCACCTCACATACCACCTCTACGGCATTGCATTGAATCCCGCGCGGAGCAGGTGCGTCCGGTGATACGCCCATGCCCACCATGAAACGTGCCCTTCTCCTCCTGGCCGTCCTTGGACTCACCACGCTCAGTGGCTGCGCCGCCTTGCAGAAGATGCTGAAGGGGGCTTTCAAGAAGCCCACCCTCTCCTTCAAGACGGCCCGGCTCGCGGATGCGTCCTTGTCCGACGCCACCATCAACCTGGTCTACGAGCTGAACAACCCCAACGGCTTCGGGTTGAACCTGGCCGAGGTGGACTACGCCTTCTTCGTGGAGGGCAAGCAGGTGGTGGCCGGCAAGCCACGCTCGGGGCTGGCGCTCAAGGCCAACGGCAAGAGCGAGCTCGTCTTCCCCGCCAACGTGAAGTTCGCGGACATCGTCCCCGTGCTGGAGACCTTCCTCAAGCAGGACAAGGCCGCCTTCAAGGCCCAGGGCACGCTGGGCGTGAAGACGCCCATCGGCGTGCTGAGCTTCCCGCTGGCGAAGGAGGGCACCTTCGAGGTCCCCAAGATTCCGCAGGTGTCCTTCCAGGCGCCGCGCATCAAGGACATCACCCTGTCCGGCGCCACCGTGGAATTCCCGTTGTCCATCACCAACCGCAACAGCTTCCCGCTACCGGTGGCCGGCATCACCGGCGCGCTGAAGGTGGCGGGCGCGGATGTGGGCACGCTGTCCACCGGAAACCTGGGCAAGCTGGACGGCAGCGGGACGAAGCAGGTCACCCTGCCCCTCACCATCAACTTCGCTCGCGCGGCGAACGCGGCCTTGGCCCTGCGCTCGGGCGGAAATGCGCAGGTTCGCCTGGACGGCAAGCTCACCTCGGAATCCCAGAGCGTTCCCCTGAGTCTCAATCAGCTCGTCAATTTCGTTAAGTGACGCCTGCCTGCACTGCGGGCAGGGGAACTGAACACAGGGTTGTCCCAGGGCGCCTCAGACGTTACGGTGGGGCGTCCTTGCCGCTTTTCCAAGGTCGAGACACACATGCGCCGCATCCTCTTCAAGTCGAAAATCCACCGCGCGACCGTCACCCAGGCTGACCTGGATTACGAAGGGTCCGTCACCATCGACCGCGACCTGCTTCGCGCCGCCGACATCGTGGAGAACGAAAAGGTCGCGGTCTGGAACATCACCCAGGGCACGCGCCTGGAGACCTACGCGCTGGAAGGCGAGGCCGGCAGCGGCGTCATCTGCATCAACGGCGCGGCGGCGCACCTGAACAAGCCGGGCGACCTGGTCATCCTGGCCACCTTCGCGGAAGTGGAGGAGGCCGAGGTGGCGAACTGGAAGCCCACCGTGGTGTTCGTAGACAAGGACAACCGCGTGGTGCCCGGGCAGACGAAGGAGATTCCGGGCCCGCAGCGCCGGTCGGCCTGACGTCTCGCGCCGCGGTGTCCCGCTGGCTGCTTTGCCCCATCGAACGCCTTTTGCCATGCTCCACCCATTCTTAAAGGGTGGGGTCATGGGCCCCGGAGGAGTCGATACGATGAGGCGGTCGTGGGTGAGCGCTGGCGCGCTCTCGCTGGTGCTGACAGGTTGTACGGGCACGGGGGCCTTCCGTCCGGATCCGAACAACGACGACCCGCTCTACGGGGTCATCCCTGTCGTGAAGGCGCCGCCGCAGAGCCGGTGCGAAGCGCTGGGCGAGTCCTCCGCGCGAGGCTCGTGTGATGACGCCCTCTACCTGGCCACCGAGTACACCCGCCGGCTTTCGGTGGGTGATGAGATCTGCCTCGAAGGTGGCTACGGCGAAGACCCGGGCTCGGCGTGCAGGGCGCGCGCGGCCATCATCGACACCTCTCCCAACCAGGTGAAGCTGGAGGTGCGCGGTCCGAAGCCGGACTCGCGCTGGTTCAACGTGGAGATGCGGCACGCCTGGTACGAAGAAGGCGCGCTGGTGGACCTCTACCTGTCCGAGCGGGGTTATTGAGGGATGGGTATCTACGACAGCGTGGCCGAGCGGCTGGCCTTCATGAAGAAGATGACTCCGGCGGAGCTGAAGAAGCTCGGCTCGGCGCGGCTGTCGGACATCGTCCTGCAGGAGGTGGCGCGCTCGCGTGTGCGCATCACCACCCTGGAGAAGCGCTACCCGCAGGCGTCGCCGCGGGAGCTGGCCCAGCGCATCGTGGACGAGAAGAAGAACCTCGCCAGCATGGTGGGTGGGGTGAGCGGGGTGTTCGGGCTGGTGGCGTTGCCGGCGGACCTGCTCTTCATGGCGTACCTGCAAATCATCCTGCTCACGGACGTGGCCACCCTCTACAAGGTGAACCTCAAGACGGAGCGGGCGCGCGGGGAGATGCTGGATTTGTTCGGCTACGCCAACGGCCTGGGCCCGCTGCCCCGCGCCGGTCCCAAGGTGCTGGGGAAGCTGGCCGCCATGCTGCTGGAGAAGGGCGGCATGCAGACGCTGGGGCGGGCCATGCCGCTGGTGGCCGCGCCCGTCACCGCCTACTTCAACAACCAGCACATCCAGATGGTGGGAGAGCAGGCCGTGCGCTTCTACGAGGGCTTCGACAAGGCTCACGCCAAGGCGAAGGCCCAGCGCAAGAAGGCCAGCGGCGCCTGACGGACCGCGCCCCGCACATTTCTTTCGGTGGGTCCGATATGCCTTCTGTGCCGGACCGTTGATCGCCCAGGCGGGGCCTTTGCCCCCTTGGAAGACGGGCGTTCATCGGGACTCCTCGGCCGGAGGGACGATGACGCCCGAGAGACGGAGGCGACCAGGATGTCCGAGCTCTCGGCGGAAGTGCGGGTGCAGGTGGCGCGGTTGAGGAATCTGCTCATCGACGTAGCGCGCTGCGGTGCGTTGGGCAGTCCCCTGGGTGCCCTACCCCATACCGAGCTGGACCCGATGGAGGTCCAGGCCATCTGGTGGCTGAAGGCGGAGAGCCTCCTTCCCGTCAACATCCTCGCGGAGCGGCTGGGCGGCATTGCTCCGCCCCGGCTGAGCCGGCTGCTGGACCGGTTGGAGGCCGCGCAGCTCGTCCAGCGCGAGCGCTCCGTGCGGTATGACCGGCGGCGCGTGCGGGTGAGGCTCACGGAGCAGGGCCGCGCCCTGGCGGAGCAGGCGGACTCGGTGGTTCAGGAGCGCATGGCCCGGCTGCTGATGCCGCTGGAGGGGGAACAGCGCAGCGCGCTGATGGACCTGCTGGAGGGGTGGGTGGAAGCCCTGGGCGGCAAGAACCGCGCGCCGGAGTTGGCCGCCGCCGAGGAGGGCGAGACGGATGCCCCCACGGCCGATGAGCTGGAGCCCGCCGCGGCGCCCAGGCGTACTCGCGAGGAGATGATGGCCATCATCGCCAACGCGGCCTGACGTGCGCGGCCCAGGCCCTGCTCGTGGCCATCGCCGCGAGCGGGGTCTTCCCTAGAGCTGAACGCGCACCTCGCCCCCTCGCCGGCAGGCCTCGGCGACTTCCCCTGTCCAGGGCGCGTATCCCTCCGCCTCCACCTCCAGGTGAAGGCCGAACGGCCTCACGCGCCCCAACCGCCAACGTCCCTGCGCATCCGTGAGTCCCCACGTGGGAGGGAGTGAGCCCACGTCACTGGAGGCGGTGACTCGCGCGCCGAACACCGGCTTGCGCCCATCCGTGACGAGCACCTCGCAATCGTTCCCCTCCACGTCCACCCGGAAGGTGACGGTGCCGTCCACCCTGTCCTCGCCCACGTCCGCGGCGGTGCTGCTGTAGACCTCCAGAACAGAGAAGGACACCAGCACTCGATAGCGCCCCGGCTCCAGAATGGACACGGCCATCCCATCCTCTTCCTGAATGTATGCGCCGGCGGAGGCCAGCTCCCACTGCTTCTCGTGGCGCCACCGCTGGAGGATGAACACGGGATAGGGCTTCTGGGTCCGCGCTTCTATCTGTGCCCGCATGGCGGCATCCATGCGCAGCACGAGCCAGCGGTAGGCCTTCACGCGCCACGTCACCTCGGCATCACTCACACCCGGCTCGGGCCTGAAATCGAAAGACTGCTCCGTCGCGGCCACCGGACGCCTGGAAACCGGCGACGCCACCTCGACGCGGAAGCGGGACGGCTCCCAGGACGGCAGCCCCGACACGACAAAACGCCCATCCGGCGCGAGCGGAATCTCCACGTCCTCTGGACCCAACAACCTCGCGCCTTCCGGTGGACGGAACGTTCCTTCCAGCTCCACCTTCCCCCGCAGCGTCACCGTGTCACCCACGCCCTCGGGAAAGAGCGAGCCCACGTCCAACACCACCGACTCCAAACGTCCCTCGCGCAGAGGCACCTCCACCCACCGGCTTTCCCGCCCCGCCGCGCTCCGGAGCACCAGCCTCACCGAGGGGTCCGTGGGCAATGGCAGCAACTCCAGCGACTTCCCCACGAGAAGCGGAAGCGCCACTCCGTCCGAGAGGGCGGAAGCGATGTCCGGCGCGACATGCCGAATCACGGGCAACAGTTCGCTCGCGCGCTCAGCGTCGCGAGCGTCCCGGGATACGCCACGCACCACACGAAGTGAGAACGGGCCATGCTCGGGTCGCACTCCCGCGAGCCGCACCCGCACACCGGTAGGCGCCCGGGCAGACAGCACGGCCTCCACGATGCCCGTGGTGACCCTCTCCTCGGGAACCACGTCGCCCAGCCAGAACGTTCCATCCGCTGCCCAGGCCACCACCCGGTAGAGCGGTGCCACTGGCACGAGCACCGGTCCCAACGTCCCCCCCGTCGCGGACGGCGTCACCTCCACGGGCCGCCACTCCGACACATTGGCCAGGTCCTCCAGCCGCCCAGGCCCGGCGCCCGCGCGCCCCTCGCGCTTCGACACTTCCCACATGTGCCGGTCCGCGTCGGAGATGGAGGCCACGCCCACGCGGGCCTCTCCCTGGAAGGGCACATCCCCTTGCAGCACCACGCGCAGACGCAGTCCCTCTGGGGGCGAGGGCTCCGGCGCCACGGGTGGCGGCGGATTCACGGGCGTCGCGGCTTCCACGCGCTCAGCGGGTGCGCGGGGAGGCGCCACCGGCGCGGCGACGTCCGCGGGCCACAGCCACCACATCGCGAGCGCAGCCAACACCAGCGCGGCGCCCCCCAAACCCCATGCGCGATGCTTCAAGGGTCTCAGTCCGTATCGCTGGTGGAATACAGCGTCAGGTAGATGGGCGCGTGGTCCGACAGGCGGGTGACGAAGTCCCGCGTGTCCCCGATGTAGTCGCGCCCCGCCGCGGAGAACTCCGTCACGTATTCGGGCTGCATCCAGAAGTGGTCATAGGCATTCACGTAGCCACCACTGAGGTTGATGGTGGTAGCCACGTTCAGCTGGCAGGTCACCGTGGGAGACAGCGCCACCAGGTTCGCCCAGGACGCCGTCGTGCATGCCATGTTGTGGTCCCCCACCAGGATGACGTCCTGGTCGGTGCGGCTGGCGTCCTGCACCGACTTGAACACCGCGCCGATCTGCTTCACCTCGGCGTCGCGGTCGGCGGGGTTGCCCCAGACGGTGTGCCAGTTGATGAACGTGTAGTCCGCGCCCGTGGGCGTGTGCCGCACGCGGACGATTTGCGGCTCGCGCTCGAACGTGTCGCCGGTGTCGTCGTACACACTGGATGACAGCAGTGACACCGTGTCCTCCCGGTACAGCACCGCGTAGATTTCCTTGTACGATGAGCGCCCGATGAGCGGCGTCTGCGCATAGCGCCACTTCACGCCGGAGACCGCGTTGAGCTCCGCCACGATGGCCGGAACCACGCTGGTATTCATCACCTCTTGCAGGAACACCAGGTCACAGCCGTTGTTGGAATTGCTGTTCGCGCCGTACTGCCGCCAGATCTGCTCCGCGTCCTCGCGGTACGTCTGCTCCGCGGTCCACCCCTCATGACGCAGGTTCCAGCTGACGGCGCGCAGATACGAGCCCGCCTGGGCCCACGTGGGAGCAGCCAGGACGACCAGCACCACCACGCGCAGCAAGAAGGACGGAAATCCCATGGAGTGACCTCGGCGTGAGAAGGGCGGCCATGCGGGGCGGCCGCACGCGCGGACCGAGCGCGTGCAACGGTCCTAGTGGATGAGGTTCGTGACCGGCAACCAACTTTCCTGAAACACAAGAAATACAGGGTCTTCCGAGACCCACCCGCGGCGCGCTTCGTCCTCCGCGCACGTCCCCACGCCACCGCTCCACCCATCAAATGCAACTTTATTGCATATGTCTCAAGATGGCATATTGTCGCGAGCGTTCCTGGAATGGGGATCTGGCGGGGACGGCAGAGCTCTGTCCTTCCGCGAAGGAGGGCGCGTCATCGTGAGCCGACTCATCTGGAGTATGGGATTCGCGGGACTGGCGCTGGCCTGCGCCGTCGCGGCCTGGCTTCACCGGCCGGTGGAGCTTCCGTCCCAGGCCGCGGAGCCCGAGGCTTCCACCCCGCTCGCCCAGGCCCCCACAGCGCGGCCGCGCTCCGTCGCGCGCGTCACCTTTCCGGACAGCGACTCATTCCAGGAGTCCTTCCGCCGCACCGCCGACCTGCGGCTCGGCGAGGGCACCACGCACATGCAGCTGCCCCCCGAGCGCCGGGCTTCGGGCGAGGTCGTGGCCGCGTGGCTCGTCCTGCGTCCCGCCACGCCCTGAACACACACCTCTGCCACCCCGCAGTACCCCTCCAAGGAGCAACCACCATGAAGCTGGAGTTCCCCTTCAAGCAGTCCCTGCTCGCCACCAGCGTGGCCGTCCTGCTCGCCGGCTGCGGCACCCCCGTCGAGGAGGAGTCCCCCATGGCTCCCGAGGCCGCCGCGCTGGAGAGCAGCGAGGACGCCCTGCTCAGCATGCTCCCCGCCTGCGAGGAGCCTGAGGAGTTGGAGCACGTCGTGGAGCACGCGTGCTACCACGCCGAATACGGCCCCTTCGAGCCCGTCACCGCCGCCGCCCTGGGCGCGCCCGTCCTGGTGGATGTCAGCCAGGCCCACACCGCCTACCAGGTCACCCTGCCGAAGCGCTCGCCGTTCAACTACGCCGGACGCGTCTCGTTCCTCCCGGACGAGTCGGGTGAGTTCGCCTTCATCCTGTCGCGCAACCGGGGGCTGCGCATCTTCGAGGCCGCCACCGGCACCGAGGTGGCGCGCGAGTGCCGCTACACCGTCCCCACCGACGTCTGCTCCAGCCTGAAGGCGGCCACCGTCGCGGACCTCGAAGCCAACACCGAGTACCACCTGGAGTTCCGCTCCATCCTCCCCTCCAACGCCGCCTTCACCCTCATCATCGAGGAGGCGGGTCACCACCACTGACCTGACAGGCGAAGCGTCCTCGGGGCCCACGGCGGGAGCTTCCTCCTCCCCCGCCGTGGGCCTTCGCATTTTCGCACCTGGGAATCAATTGCACCTTGATTACATTTGAACCCAAGAAGCATATAGGAAGCACCTCATGCGCCCGACCCTCCGAGTCCTCTTCCTGGCCGCGTGTGCCGCGGCGGCCGTCGCCTGTGGTGGTGGTGACGAAGACCCCACCCCCGTCGAGCCCGGCGGCCCCTGCGAGCCCAACGGCCACATCCACCGGGAGCCCACGGGCGACTGGTGCCACTGCAACAAGGGTTACGTGGCCGCCGATGATGGCCTGGCCTGCGTGCCGGACCCGAACCACGTCCCAGGCGACGGCTTCGACTTCGGTGACGAAGGCGAGCACGCCTGCTGGCACGTGACGAACGGTCCCTTCGTCACCATCAACGCCACCACCGCCCGTCATCCCCGCGTGGACGACTT from Myxococcus xanthus encodes the following:
- a CDS encoding deoxyribonuclease I yields the protein MGFPSFLLRVVVLVVLAAPTWAQAGSYLRAVSWNLRHEGWTAEQTYREDAEQIWRQYGANSNSNNGCDLVFLQEVMNTSVVPAIVAELNAVSGVKWRYAQTPLIGRSSYKEIYAVLYREDTVSLLSSSVYDDTGDTFEREPQIVRVRHTPTGADYTFINWHTVWGNPADRDAEVKQIGAVFKSVQDASRTDQDVILVGDHNMACTTASWANLVALSPTVTCQLNVATTINLSGGYVNAYDHFWMQPEYVTEFSAAGRDYIGDTRDFVTRLSDHAPIYLTLYSTSDTD
- a CDS encoding carboxypeptidase-like regulatory domain-containing protein, which gives rise to MKHRAWGLGGAALVLAALAMWWLWPADVAAPVAPPRAPAERVEAATPVNPPPPVAPEPSPPEGLRLRVVLQGDVPFQGEARVGVASISDADRHMWEVSKREGRAGAGPGRLEDLANVSEWRPVEVTPSATGGTLGPVLVPVAPLYRVVAWAADGTFWLGDVVPEERVTTGIVEAVLSARAPTGVRVRLAGVRPEHGPFSLRVVRGVSRDARDAERASELLPVIRHVAPDIASALSDGVALPLLVGKSLELLPLPTDPSVRLVLRSAAGRESRWVEVPLREGRLESVVLDVGSLFPEGVGDTVTLRGKVELEGTFRPPEGARLLGPEDVEIPLAPDGRFVVSGLPSWEPSRFRVEVASPVSRRPVAATEQSFDFRPEPGVSDAEVTWRVKAYRWLVLRMDAAMRAQIEARTQKPYPVFILQRWRHEKQWELASAGAYIQEEDGMAVSILEPGRYRVLVSFSVLEVYSSTAADVGEDRVDGTVTFRVDVEGNDCEVLVTDGRKPVFGARVTASSDVGSLPPTWGLTDAQGRWRLGRVRPFGLHLEVEAEGYAPWTGEVAEACRRGGEVRVQL
- a CDS encoding MarR family winged helix-turn-helix transcriptional regulator, encoding MSELSAEVRVQVARLRNLLIDVARCGALGSPLGALPHTELDPMEVQAIWWLKAESLLPVNILAERLGGIAPPRLSRLLDRLEAAQLVQRERSVRYDRRRVRVRLTEQGRALAEQADSVVQERMARLLMPLEGEQRSALMDLLEGWVEALGGKNRAPELAAAEEGETDAPTADELEPAAAPRRTREEMMAIIANAA
- a CDS encoding EcsC family protein, which encodes MGIYDSVAERLAFMKKMTPAELKKLGSARLSDIVLQEVARSRVRITTLEKRYPQASPRELAQRIVDEKKNLASMVGGVSGVFGLVALPADLLFMAYLQIILLTDVATLYKVNLKTERARGEMLDLFGYANGLGPLPRAGPKVLGKLAAMLLEKGGMQTLGRAMPLVAAPVTAYFNNQHIQMVGEQAVRFYEGFDKAHAKAKAQRKKASGA
- a CDS encoding LEA type 2 family protein; the encoded protein is MPTMKRALLLLAVLGLTTLSGCAALQKMLKGAFKKPTLSFKTARLADASLSDATINLVYELNNPNGFGLNLAEVDYAFFVEGKQVVAGKPRSGLALKANGKSELVFPANVKFADIVPVLETFLKQDKAAFKAQGTLGVKTPIGVLSFPLAKEGTFEVPKIPQVSFQAPRIKDITLSGATVEFPLSITNRNSFPLPVAGITGALKVAGADVGTLSTGNLGKLDGSGTKQVTLPLTINFARAANAALALRSGGNAQVRLDGKLTSESQSVPLSLNQLVNFVK
- the panD gene encoding aspartate 1-decarboxylase, translating into MRRILFKSKIHRATVTQADLDYEGSVTIDRDLLRAADIVENEKVAVWNITQGTRLETYALEGEAGSGVICINGAAAHLNKPGDLVILATFAEVEEAEVANWKPTVVFVDKDNRVVPGQTKEIPGPQRRSA